The sequence AGTGAATCTAAAGGAGGAGGAGATAGTCTCATCATGATTGCCTTTCCGAAAAGGCCGGATGTCCTCTTGATATCCTTGAAATATCTTTCGATGGCTTCCTCTTCCTTCGGGAATTGAGTAATCAGGTCCGACTTGAATTTTTCAGGATCTCCATAAATGTCGAAATTCCCAGAAGGAAAGACAAGTCTCTCGAAAGGCTCTGGTAGTCTTTTCCAAGTGAGTTGTCCCCGGGTGATCTTGTCGGAAATTCTCTTACAGAGCCCTCCTTCATGCATATCACCAACATAATGAATTCCTACATCCCAATGGTATTTGCCCTGTTTCCTTTGGAACTCATGAGTAAACCCTCCAGGTTGGAAATGTTTCTCTAAAACGAGCACCTTCTTTCCTGCATGCTGTACCAGAAGGCTTGCGGTGCAGAGACTCCCCATCCCGGAACCTATAAAGATAATATCATATTGATCGTCGATCTGATCTATATTCATTGACAGAACCTCGAAACTTTTTCAATGTGAACACCGAACACATTGTGTTTATAATAAACCCCTTCAATGTAATAGATGTCAACATGAAAAATCCGCCGGAAAAAAATTCTTATCATCACGGAGACCTAAAAAGAGCCTTATTGGACGCCTCCATAAAGATCTTAAAAGAAGAAGGTTATAAGGCCCTAAGCCTCAGAAAGGCTGCGACCTTGGCCGGAGTCAGCCAATCCGCGCCTTATAGACATTATCCAGATTTAGAATCCTTATACGCAGATATCGCGGAGGAAGGATTCCTACTGCTGGCAGAAAGGCAAAAGAGATTAAGAGCAAAGTACAAAACGAAACCTTTGCTACTATTTAGAGAATCCGGAGTTTCCTATGTAGAATTCGCATTAGAAAATCCTGATCTATTTCGGATCATGTATGGGAATCAGATCGAAAGCCATTTAAAATATGACTCTCTCATCAGAACAGAGGATGAAACATTTCAGATCATAGTGGAGATCATCAAAGACTGCCAAAAAGCAGGACTGATCCCGGAAGGAAATGCAGAAAAAGCAGCTACCTCTGCGTGGACCATGGCTCATGGAGTTGCAGTATTGCTTTCCGGCCAGCAGATGATGTTCCGAGCGATAGAGATAAAGCAGGCAAGAAAGATCACTAAAGAGTTAATCCAGTTCTTATACACTGGACTGAAAGCTTAATTTAAAACTTAAACGCTCTCTATTTGTGCCGGTGGTTTCGGTACTATGAGAAAACGCGGGAGACGTTATCTTTTATGGAAAAGATAATGAGATACGATCCACTCTTCCCCATGATTGTATTTCCATAATTCTGCGCATGCCATAAAGAAGACTTTCCAATAAACGAACCATTTGATCGATTGATCCCTTCCATACGTATCCGTTAGGATCTTTAGGATCTCGTTCTTGTTTTTATACATATTTGCAAGCCATGCTTCCGAAGTACGCGCATAGTTTTTGCCGTTTACTACCCATTGGTCTTGGATAAGAAAGTCCTTTTGAAAATACAAAAACAGATCATGGGAAGGCATCTGCCCTCCCGTGAAAAAGTATTTTGCCATCCAATCAGTGTCATCGATCACTTCAAAAGGATACGCATACTTTTTATGAGTGAAAATATGAACAAAGAATAGGCCCTTAGGCTTTAGAAAGCCGGCTAACTTCTCGAATAAGAGCTCGTAATTCTTCATATGTTCGAGCATCTCAACCGATAGGATGCGATCGAACTTCAAATTTGTTTTGAATACGTTCATGTCCATGGTAAGAATATTCAGGTTTTTTAAACCTCTTTTCTTCGCCTCTGAATCTATAAATGCCTTTTGGCTTTTGGAATTCGAAACTCCGGTCACCTTGCATTTCGGATAATTTTCTGCGATATAAAGAGAGAGTGAGCCCCAACCGCAGCCAAGGTCCAAAACATTCATTCCATTCTCTAACTTGGCTCGATCGCAGCTCAGCTGCAGCATTGCCCTTTCGGATTCGTCGAAACTTACATCCGG comes from Leptospira semungkisensis and encodes:
- a CDS encoding TetR/AcrR family transcriptional regulator, translating into MKNPPEKNSYHHGDLKRALLDASIKILKEEGYKALSLRKAATLAGVSQSAPYRHYPDLESLYADIAEEGFLLLAERQKRLRAKYKTKPLLLFRESGVSYVEFALENPDLFRIMYGNQIESHLKYDSLIRTEDETFQIIVEIIKDCQKAGLIPEGNAEKAATSAWTMAHGVAVLLSGQQMMFRAIEIKQARKITKELIQFLYTGLKA
- a CDS encoding SAM-dependent methyltransferase produces the protein MNLIYSLMEKDIFPDWLIRLRIRQLLRLRLKGEEKGSLEANQKHLIEYINSLKRSPIAVNTAEANEQHYEVPASFFRLVMGKYMKYSSGFWASPDVSFDESERAMLQLSCDRAKLENGMNVLDLGCGWGSLSLYIAENYPKCKVTGVSNSKSQKAFIDSEAKKRGLKNLNILTMDMNVFKTNLKFDRILSVEMLEHMKNYELLFEKLAGFLKPKGLFFVHIFTHKKYAYPFEVIDDTDWMAKYFFTGGQMPSHDLFLYFQKDFLIQDQWVVNGKNYARTSEAWLANMYKNKNEILKILTDTYGRDQSIKWFVYWKVFFMACAELWKYNHGEEWIVSHYLFHKR